AGTATACGACGTATTATGCTCCAATTACGCTGAATATGCGGcagtttattttcttatgcaattttgttttcagaATGCGACGACGAGTCCCCAGTGTCGATAGAAGCTTTAGTAAGATCGCCGTCATTGCCCATTCACTCCACATCCAATCACGGCTCCCCGAGTTTGTGGACCATTGTTATGAGATTACagaacgaaataaaaactttaagatTGGATGTCAAAAACTTACAATTGCAATTGAATGAAGAGAAACATGAACGAAATCTTGCCATTGCTGCTATGCAGtcgaaaaacatatttaaagacGCTAAAGAGAGTAAATGTTGACTTAATTTTGTGACCATAAGAACTATGaaataaacgtattattatgtatctctttgttttatttgaattgagtGCAGAATCCATTATCAACTGGTAACACTGTAATCGATAAGTTAGTTTCTTTATTGACATATGATCAATTCAAAATGGAATCAACATTCAgtatattgaattgaatgcAAAGCTGCTATTTACATCTTAGGACAATTTATAAAGTGAGGTAGAAGCGGGCAATATATAACTGAAACTATTCTAAACCACGGTAGGTTCTGGCGGCTGGCTCGATTCAGTGGCTGCTCATTGAGGCGAATAGCCGCTGCACTATAATACATACGTGTACGTGTACGGCAAAGGGTAACAGTGCAATGTGGGCGAGATAAAAATGCCTGCGATTTCCTTTGGTTCACTGCCTTCCATCAACCATGCTATTTGTACAATGTATCAGctttaaaaggaaaaataacattcaacaTTTCGTTTAATACCTTATCGGAAGCGTAAGCCTTCGGaggtatatttttgaataataaatcaagAGCACCATTATGTTTGTGAggatttatatagaaatgagACGCCGGCTGGCTTTTAGTAATAACTTCTATAGAGTTGACTTTTAACCAtttaccataatattataatttaatactgcCTTCGtttatacgaaaaataaaaatatttaatttcttattgttattttatatacgcaACATATTATGCCTATGCGAAATGTGTGCAACTGTCGCTATTCAGTAAGTGCAAATGCAATTATTTGTTGCCATTATTTATTCACCTTACATTTAATGACAGTTTTGGGattgaattgtttaatatatataggaaTCAATAGATAGATAAGAACCCCTGTGATACCCACGTTCATTCTCCTAATGTTAGTAACCTATTGTTTTAACTATGCTAGTAGAGCGGCAATGATCTGAAACGATTGTTATCTACCCTCAGTCAAAACgatattttctattcatttaattagtacatacaataatacGTCGTATTATAACAACTTAGAAAAATTATGCGAGGATTGTTATGCGTAGGCAgttatgaaattaaacaaactgGTCTGAGGTAAGCTTCACAGGTAATTTAACGCAAGAAGGCGAGATCGAGGAATTCAATTACTCGCTTTCATCAATGTTATGCTCGGTGCAGATAAATTTTACACAGGGATTCGTTCTTTTCATCACGATGGAAATTTTGAAGCGATATAGACGGCCGATACCGCGGCGAGATTCGAACGACCGCATTTTGGTATGtagtttaaattcattttcaatttacgGACGACGCGGGTGGCGGCCAGTTTCCCGTCGAACTATTTCTGGCGTCTGGGTAAAAATTGCCTCGAATATATTTCgccttttaaaacttttataaatgtagCAGAAACCAACGAAGtgagattaatatttttaaaactttaataacttAGAGCTTACGTTATAGTATTACTACTTACCACGAAGTCATcgcgtttaatttaaattacgataataacatactcataatataatacaaatacttaatattGGATCGATATGTAATAAACCTATCCtgattatatttcttaagaCTTTAGTTTTTGGGATATCatgagaatttatttatgtacattgcACATTGCTTATGCTATTTCACGAGATATTATGTATGAcagttataattttgatataaaataaaaaatagaacgaatattgtatgaaaatgttttatcgcGTCCAATAGTTGTTCCATACATTCTTGATAATTGTTCACGTATATTTgcgtgatatttattttttccgcCCTTATTATATGGgtcaaaacttttttaatattttttttttttctagaggGAACAATAGCTGAGACGTGCCATAttcgtaaaaatttaatgcaaaaactacatacatttaataaaattggtgttacatttttaaatatcaaagtgTTTAAATGTCTATTGAATGTGAAAAGTGTTAAACTAAACAAATTCCACATAAGTAGTGAGATTTTCTTCAAAAACAGTATAACAGAGTGCGATGAATGAAACAACATCCGTAAACGTCTACCGTCTTCACATGTCACAAGATTTCCAACGCTACCCTACTGTGTTTCATTCTCATTGCTGCGTTTGCAActgcatttatttgtttttcttataaaattaaattttaccaatttaaaaagttgACTGGTTTTTTTTGGTACCTTAGAACTTTTAAATCGATTTAGgtggttaattaatttattcactaAAGCAGGTGCCATTACCCATGTAAATTTGGACTAATTTGGCAGTTTGAcgttgttgtttatttattacgatgttttttgaataattaaaatacgttaaatgtatccaatttcaattatttaagtagGAATCAGGACAATCAGGactgttttcaataaaaaaaaacactttattttaatgtattaaacatttaatgactttaaatacataatatgaaatttataccATCATGCTTACTATTGTTTTACGGAACCATGAACAAGTATCTCAACGtacttaatgtatatttatgactACAGGAGATCATTTAGTTAGAGCTTTGGTTTTTCCGTACGTCGTCTTGGTATTTATGCTGGAAGCGCCAGCGATCGCGCCAGCAGTGTACTTGATTACGTATTCTGGAAACATCTGCAGCGTAGGTCCTACAGCAGCCGCCTACGTACCGAACTCCTAGATCCAGCCATTCTTGTATATACACCTCCACTGGCTCACATTTATCTCTGTCAATCcaactgaaatataaaagcataatactgatgtttttaactttatacaaCTACGTTAATGTCCTGAGTCTGTGGTAcctaatgataattattaaactggTAGAGATATTTATCatcttaaacaaataaacctttACCGACAATTAGTGATGTacctaatattttatctactcAGACGAAAATGATACTCTCATTTTCGAATATAAATCGCGATCGTTATGAGAGAAGTTgtggaatatttataatttactttaccCTATTTTAGGATTGTAGGTTTCACCAGAATTCGGATAAACGATTAATGGAATAGGATCATGTGTCCGATCGTCGTTAATTCCCTTTAACAAATTAGAAACCAATGAAGGAGCACAACAGTTTACGCCGACCGCTACGAGTTGTTCTGGATTCAGATTCCAACATTTCTTTGCGACTTTCTGAAAACTCTCGCCGTGGGCGATGCTTTGATTATCctgaaattgaaaacaattcattttaaCATTCGCGGTTGGCAAGATacttatttaaagaaataatcttATTGACTTCTGACATAACATTATGTTAGTCATCGATAATACAGGTCATAGTGTCAAGATATGTCGGTACGTATTTTATCAGAACACTATTTAGTTACAATATCGTTATTCAAACGAATCAGagttcaatttcttttttatttatttgttttaaaactcaTTATTGAAACGAAACGATtgatataaaagttaatgATGTACTTCACAGTTTATTATGTCGGAAATAAACTCtgtaatagttatttaaatacctcCGTCGGGACAAGTTTTACGAGCTAAGAAGACTTCAATTTGTGACGTTCTGCGAaggtttttacataatattatttacatagataatatattggcTATACTTTTGAGTTTTTAGAAAtagatactaatattaaactcGTAGGGTAATTAATAACGCTAGAAGTGTGTATGATATGCTTGCTGACATTACGCGTgctattattacattaaatgttaatacacATTCCATTGTGAAAATTAGAACACACCTTACAGCTAAATGCAAGCCACGCTTTAATGCCAGGAAATTCACGCAACAGGTCGCAGAGCATTTCAGCCTCTTCTTGACACGGAATTGTTTCAAGCGCCAATAAATCCACTCCACCTTCAACGAGAGCCTGGATGCGCGGCCTGTGCCATTCACGCATAGTCtagaaaataaacagatatattCACAACCTTGATCATAAATGTTAATGAACCCCAAATATTGTTTGCATGAACCAACGCTTCACAAAGCGAATGATTATACATAGCTATTGTGTTTTACGTAACAAAAGGTGTAGGTA
The Zerene cesonia ecotype Mississippi chromosome 1, Zerene_cesonia_1.1, whole genome shotgun sequence DNA segment above includes these coding regions:
- the LOC119831606 gene encoding homocysteine S-methyltransferase-like isoform X2; its protein translation is MTPINEEGSEPPRIVVLDGGFSTQLSCHVGHVIDGDPLWSARFLHTHPDEVVNAHLDFLRAGAHLIITNTYQASVDGFVEHLGVTPELGYELIKRAVQLAKKARDLYLEEYEDYIQSDHAPLVVGSVGPYGAHLHDGSEYDGSYADTTPVQTMREWHRPRIQALVEGGVDLLALETIPCQEEAEMLCDLLREFPGIKAWLAFSCKDNQSIAHGESFQKVAKKCWNLNPEQLVAVGVNCCAPSLVSNLLKGINDDRTHDPIPLIVYPNSGETYNPKIGWIDRDKCEPVEVYIQEWLDLGVRYVGGCCRTYAADVSRIRNQVHCWRDRWRFQHKYQDDVRKNQSSN
- the LOC119831606 gene encoding homocysteine S-methyltransferase-like isoform X1 — translated: MMKNSTTLVRLLISTKIQRSANMTPINEEGSEPPRIVVLDGGFSTQLSCHVGHVIDGDPLWSARFLHTHPDEVVNAHLDFLRAGAHLIITNTYQASVDGFVEHLGVTPELGYELIKRAVQLAKKARDLYLEEYEDYIQSDHAPLVVGSVGPYGAHLHDGSEYDGSYADTTPVQTMREWHRPRIQALVEGGVDLLALETIPCQEEAEMLCDLLREFPGIKAWLAFSCKDNQSIAHGESFQKVAKKCWNLNPEQLVAVGVNCCAPSLVSNLLKGINDDRTHDPIPLIVYPNSGETYNPKIGWIDRDKCEPVEVYIQEWLDLGVRYVGGCCRTYAADVSRIRNQVHCWRDRWRFQHKYQDDVRKNQSSN